gattgaatcagtgtggcctagtagatagacactgggcctgcgaatcagaaggacctgggttctaatcccagctccaccacttgtctgctgtggtccCCATCTTACCATCttgtccccatcttacctccttcccttccccacagcacctgtatatatgtatatatggttgtacatatttattactctatttatttatttatttatttatttattttacttgtacatttctatcctatttattttattttgttggtatgtttggttctgttctctgtctcccccttttagactgtgagcccactgttgggtagggactgtctctatgtgttgccaatttgtacttcccaagtgcttagtacagtgctctcacatagtaagcgctcaataaatacgattgattgattgattgctgtgtggtcttgggcaagtcacttaatttctctgtgccccccatcatcccccctgctttacctccttcacctccccacagcacctgtatatatatatacatataaatatttgtacatatttattactctatttattttacttgtacatatttactattatatttattttgttaatatgtttcattttgttgtctgtctcccccttctaggctgtgagcctgctgtgggtagggaccatctctatatgttgccaacttgtacttcccaagcgcttagtacagtgctctgcacacagtaagcgctcaataaatacgattgattgattgattgattgtctcccccttctagactgtgagcctgctgtgggtagggaccgtctctatatgttgccaacttgtacttcccaagcgcttagtacagtgctctgcacacagtaagtgctcactaaatacgattgattgattgtctcccccttctagactgtgagcctgctgttgggcagggaccgtctctaatatgttgccaacttgtacttcccaagcgcttagtacagtgctctgcgcacagtaagcgctcaataaatacaactgactgaatgaataaggtggggatgaagattgtgagccacatatgggacatcgATTatgcttagtttgtatctaccccgtgcttcatacagtagctggcacataggaagtgcttaacaaataccataaaaaataagattACTATTTTACGTTGGGTCCTAGAGCTGGAAGGGCAGAGTGATCGGggccagcccctgccccaaaccCCAAAACGATCCAAAGATCAAAACCTCCCAGGGCTGGAGGTAACGCTTCACACATGGGggtctgcatcaatcaatcaatcaatcgtatttagtgagcgcttactgtgtgcagagcactggactaagcgcttgggaagtacaaatgctgAAGCCACCGTCTTACTTAGGACACACTTTAGATCCGTTTCCTCTTCTTCAAGTTCGGGCTTGGGTCAGCCGGTGTAGTGaagtgggcagagcccaggcctggaaatctactacaacccagcccacgcgctTTGCTcccctaacactaaccttctcactgcacagcgtggctcagcggaaagagcccgggcttgggagtcagaggtcgtgggttcaaatcccggctccgccacttgtcagctgtgtgactctggccaagtcacttcacttctccgggcttcagtgacctcatctgtaaaatggggattaagactgcgagcccctgtgggacaacctgatcaccttgtaatctccccagcgcttagaacagtgctttgctcattgtaagcgcttaataaatgccattattatctaagaccctactgagagctcacctcctccaggaggccttcccagactgagtcccctccttcctctccccctctccatcccctccaccttacctccttcccttccccacagcacctgtatacgtgtatgtatttattactatttatgtatttattttacttgtacatatctattctattttattttgttaatgttttgttctctgtctcccccttctagactgtgagcccactgttggatagggaccatctccatatgttgccaacttgtacttcccaagtgcttagtccagtgctctgtacacagtaagcgctcaataaatccaattgaatgaatgaatgttttgccaCCAATTTCTCACCCATagcctgcctccggcctggactaccctccctcctcatatctgacaatgactctcccccttcaaagccttactgaaggcacatctccaagaggccttccctgatacaccctcttttcctcttctcccgctccttcctgcatcgccctgacttgatcccgTTATtcgtcccctctcccagccccagggcacttacatccatatctgtcatttctttatttgtgtcaatgtccatctccccctctggactgtaaattaattgtgggcaggaaaggtgtctattatattgctttatactctcccaagcgcttagtacagtgctctgcacacagtaagcactcaataaatatgattctaatcctggctctgctagctgtcctgctgtgtgaccctgggcaagtcacttcactcagtttcctcatctgtgaagtggggattcagtgcGTGTTCTCCCGCCCCCTTGGAGTGAGAGCCCcatcggggcagggactgtccgtcctgatgcacatagtaaatgcttagtcaatcaatcaatcaatcaatcaatcaatcgtatttattgagcgcttactatgtgcagagcactgtactaagcgcttgggaagtacaaattggcatcacatagagacagtccctacccaacagtgggctcacagtctaaaagtgctctgcacatagtaagcgctcaataaatacgattgattgattaaaagggggagacagagaacagaaccaaacataccaacaaaataaaataagtaggatagaaatgtacaagtaaaataaataaataaataaataaatagagtaataaatatgtacaaccatatatacatatatacaggtgctgtggggaagggaaggaggtaagacagggggatggagagggggacgagggggagaggaaaaaaggggctcagtccgggaaggcctccttaatcaataccataattattattcggaTGATTAGGGTGGAGCCAAACCTTAGCAAACCAACCggctagtggcctagtggaaagaactcacgcctgggagtcagaggatcagggttctaattccggctctgattTCCCCAAACGCGGGAAACTCGACTGCGTAATTTGCGGTAGTGGGGGACTGCGTTCGCGCTCTCCCCTGGTGTGCTGGTTCGGAAGACAGAATAAAACTGGGGAAAAGGTGGGAGTTAAACCACCTTTAACCTCGCGGTTGATGTAAAACAAAAAGGTGTAATTCTGTTGTGTGGTGACATTTTCGTGGTTTCCccgggaccttaggcaagtcgctgcatttctctgggcctcggtttcctcatctgtaaaagggggattaaaaccgtgagcccaggtgggaattgggactttgtccaagcttgtacgaccccagtgcttagtggcccagtgcctgacatgtagtaagtgcttaacaactgccatcaccCCTGAAACCGGCAGTTTGGGAGGCTGGTCCCGTGACTGGATGCAATTTCACCAGCACCTGCTTGTGCTgctctgtcataataataataatggcatttattaagtgcttactatgtgcaaaacactgttttaagcactggggaggtgatcaggttgtcccgcagggggctaacagtcaatccccattttacagatgagggaacaggcccagagaagttaactgacttgcccaaagtcacacagctgacaaatggcagagctgggatttgaacccatgacctctgactccaaagcccgtgctctttccgctgagccacgctgcttctcatcccaagcAGCCTTAGTGGGCAAACCTGCCCCTTCCCCGCCATTCCTaggaaaatgcttaaaaaaaaaaaaaaaaaaaaaaaggagaaatggtaactgttaagcccttactgtgtgtcaggcactgtactgagcactggggtagatacaagacaatcaggttggacccaatccatgtcccccatggggctcagaatcctaacccccattttacagctgaaggaactgaggcacagggaaatgtgcctcttcaatccatatatatatggattggaatggaatgggttggaatgccctccctctgcccatccgccaagctcgctctcttccttccctcaaggccctgctgagagctcacctcctccaggaggccttcccagactgagccccttccttcctctccccctcgtccccgtctccatccccccatcttacctccctcccttccccacagcacctgtatatatgtatatatgtttgtacatattttttttactctatttatttgtacatatctattctatatattttattttgttagtatgtttggttttgttctctgtctcccccttttagactgtgagcccactgttgggtagggactgtccctatatgttgccaatttgtacttcccaagcgcttagtacagtgctctgcacatagtaagcgctcaataaatacgactgatgatgatgatgatgaaatgaagtgtctcgcccaagatcacatggcagacaagtagcagagctggaattagaacccaggtctggttctcaggcccatgctctttccactgcttctcacctagGCCCATCCTTCTTGCaggatggggtgggtgggagggggacgcAATCAGAGTctttagagaataataattttggtatttgttaagcgcttactatgtgcaaagcactgctctaagcgccggggaggacgcaaggtgaccaggttgtcctatgtggggctcacaatcttaatccccactttacaggtgaggtcactgaggcacggagaggtgaagggacttgcccgaagttacacagctgacaagcggcggagccgggattaggagccatgacctgtgacccccaagccggggctctttccactgagccacgttgcttcccctgaCCCCTGGGGTCTAAGAAAGCCTCGGCCTTGCTGCCAGGAGAGATTTCCGGCGGATCAGAAAGGTTGGGCTTGTGTGGCGGGAGAGTGTGGGCTGATAAATTGTACCCGTTTCTGCTCTTGGGCCTGACACCCCCCAGGTTGGTGGGGGCAGCCCGGCAGGGTGGTCCCGGGTCCTCGGTGGAGGAGCCCAGGGGCGAGGTAGCCACAGATGGAGCTGACGCAGCCGGGCCAGGCCGCCTCTGTGTAAAAATGTTTATTGTACTAATGTCTGGGATAcaggaaacaacaaaaaaacgaaaaaaaaacaaaacacaaaacctCGACTCCAAAGCGACGGTGAGAAGCGGCACATCCCGGGGCGGGGGTGAGACGGGAGGGGCGCCGCCAGGGGCCGGGCGGAGGGGGCCGGGGCGTCGAGGCCTTACCAGCTGCTAGCGAGCGTgcgcggggggagagggggccgggggccggggccaccCCCGGGGCCGGGTGAGGGGATTCTGGATTCTGGAGGTAGGCTCGAAGTAGTTATAAAACAGGCACATTATCCCAGGTCACCCCGGGGCTGCGGCTCCAGCCgggaccgccccccaccccctgccagagagggggggaagggaggaggacggGCTGGGGGGGCAGAGAGCGGGGACTTGGCCGGGGGAACCAGGCGGGAGGGGACGGGCAGCGGCGGGCGCCGCGCTCCCTCGTGCTGGGCacagtgggcggggccgggggggggacgggacgacGGCTGCCCCCGGCCGCTTGGGTACCGGGTCCGGACGGGGAGGGTGAGGTGCGGGGTggagtgggggccggggggaccccAGGGGCCCGGGGCCATTCCCACAACGGGCAGTGGGGGCTGGGAACGCGGAGGTTCCCCGGCTCCGGAGGCCGTTCTGGGCGTCCCAGTGGGCAGCGCTGGGTGACAGCCGGCAACCCCTCCCCGGGGCCCGGCAGGGACACGGGGGAGCCGGGCTGGACCCAAGGCAGGCAGAGTGAATGCACTTTGGAGGAAgcggggaggagcggaggggggctTGGCTCCCTCCCCCAGGGGACGGGCACGGACTCCGCCCGCCCTCCGACCCGGGGAGGGGCCGCTCCCCTCCCGAGGCTCCCTGGGGCCTGGGAAAGGGGCGGttagggggtgaggagagggttgggggtgggaaggagaggaggaagaggaggagggggtggggggagacagagcctGTTTGTGTGGGGGCTGCGGGCCCATCAGGAGGAGTTCTGGTTCTGGTAGATGGAGGCCTTCTCCTTCAGCAAGTCCAGACACAGGTGGCAGCtccagctccctgtgggcgggcGCCATCAGGGTGGAGccgtgcccctgccccttcccccccccaccccatcgccaAACTTTGGTCTGACAGGACCCCCGGAGGCCCCTCCCCACAGAGGACACCCCTGCCCTGCTGGCTTTCcttgggcaggagggaaggaaccCGATCCCCAGAGCACACTGGGAACCATCAGAGTTGCAACCCGGGGCGGCCACAGGTCGGctgggctccctccctccctccctcccaacgccGTTTCCGCTGTCCATCTTGGGGGCCGGGGAAGGAAGCGACTCGGGCGGCCACCCCTCCCTTCGGGGCACCAAACGGGACCCTCTCCGGGGACGAGGGGAGGGCGCGGAGGACGACGACGCCGACTGcaaacccggctctgcctacCCTTGCTTTCCATCCAGGGGCCCCACCCAgttggaggggagagatgggtgaGGAGACGTAGTGCCCGGAAAGGACTCTCCCACCCACGACCCTCTCATCCCGACGCCCGGAGCGCCGAGACCCCTCCTCGGGCCCGGTGGGCGCGGTGCGGCTCGGCTGGCCCGTCCACGCCTCCGGAGTCGGACTCCCCCGgccctcctcccgttccaccccgCCGACCCCACTCACCCTCGGGCGGCTCGGACATGGGCGGGGTGAGGCAATACATGTGATAGCCACGATCACAATCGTCACAGAAGAGCAGCTGGTCCTAGGCAGAGGGGGGTGggagagcggggcggggggggattttGGATGATTAACGTGCCTTGGTTGGGCTcctaccccctcctctcctcagaagCCAACGGGGAGCGGTGAacggcccccttccccttctcccactctggacCAGCCACGTCTCCGATCCTGCTGGCCcgtttcccccgccccccacccaagcCTTCCTACAGACCTACCTCCTCCAGGCAACCATCCCAGATCACATCCCCCAGTCCAGCCAGCTCCCTGGGCATCCCCACCCAATCCATCTGCCCCCTGCCCTGGGCGCCTTGGCcttttccttcccaccctccatcTAGCTACGTGCCCACTGCCGCCCCGGCCCCCGAAACCCCCCGAGGGCAGGCTTgcgcctctctcttctcccactcccttctgtgtcaccctgactcgctccctttattcatcctctctcctagccccacaccacttataccCGTTATCTGTCATTGACTGGTTTCTGGTCATGCCTATCACCCCATCTAAACCatcagcccattgtgggcagggaatgtgtctgtttattgctccattgttctctcccaagcgcttaatacagtgttctgcacacagtaagaaccaaTACAACTGACTCTCtctcttgtggctcagtggaaagagcacgggctttggaatcagtggtcatgggttcaaattctggctctgccgaatgtcagctgtgtgactctgggcaaagtcacttaacttctctgtgcctcagttccctcatctgtaaaatggggattgagtgttagccccctgcgggacaacctgatcaccttgtagcctccccagtgcttagaacagtgctttgcacatagtaagtgcttaataaatgccaacgtcattattattattttacaaagcCCCTGGACGGGCAGACTAGGGGCAGACCAGGGTCCCACCCGCTGCGGGCACAgaggaaccccctccccctgccctcccgggTGGGCACAGAACGAGTGGGGGTGGAAGGGTTCTCACGTCGTTCTCGGAGGTGCCACAGATGTTGCAGCACTTGCACTCGATACACTGCCAGCGGTAGGTCTTCACGGCCGCCATCATCACCGGGGTGAACTGCAGGCAGGAGGGGTGTCCTGCGGCCGCGGCGGGGGACACAAGGGGAAGCCGCTCACCCACCGGGccccggagggggaggaggccgggCAGACGGGCAGGCACCCCGGGCCCCCGGGGGCACCCACCCGGGCACGGCACCCACCCGAGCGGCCGCAGTCAGAGCAGGACACCAGCTCCTCGGGCTGCCCCGTCTTCTTGTTGATCTTGGAGTCCCCCAGGCAGAAGTCGCAGTAGTTGTTGGGCAGGGCCAGTCCGTCGGGACCCTTCTTGGctgcgggagggggaggaggaggaaggcagggggtCCCGCGTCGCAGGGACCCCCGCGCCATCCTGGAGCCGGCCGGCCCGTCAGCCcacccgcacgctccgctcctccggTGCCGGCCTGCTCGCCGCGATCCCGTCTCGTCTAGCTCCCcgccgaccccttttccacatcctccccgttCCATAgccgacagaccacagctcttcccgccttcagagccttactgagggcacaacttctccaagaggccttccccaatcaaaccctctttttcccgactcctcctcccttctgtatcgcccagGCAGTCGAACCTGTCTCCTTgaggcacttgatatccaccccgtCCTCAGCCCCCAGGCCCTTAGTTCCAGACCCGTCACTGATTTAATGTTCGTCTCCCATCTACCGACTCCGTTATATCGGACTCTAGCAAGAGCTCAgtccaaggctctgcacacactaaatgctcaataagttccattaattgactgataggcAGAAGAAGCCCGTGATTGTGAAAGAAGAACTctaagtggggaaggaggggaaaggaagaaggagggaggaagggagaggaaggagggagaattgtCTAAGgccgtggggggtggggggtgttttcTTACACTTCTGCTCCTCAGACCGCTGGGAGACGGGGGTGGGCGGCTGCGAGTCCTCCttgtcctcgccctcctcctccgccaaaTGGGAGTGGGCATAGTGGTAGCTGAGCCCAGGACGGTTCTTGTAGCGCTTCCCGCAGACTGCacggggcaggggacagggaggggggcacGGAGAGGGGCGTCAGAGCCCGGTGCCCACTCCCGTACCCCCCAACCCCTGGGGCTTAGCCAGGGGGCACTCCCGCCCGTGGGCGCCGAGTCTCAAGGCTGCCCACAGAATGGGCACCGCTGCGGGCCTCTTTCCACCCCGGGGGACCCCACGGCCCCTCCCGGGTGGGCTTCTGCGCAGCCTGGGCCCCGGCCCACCTCAGCAGGGGTTGGGGGACATCGAAGCTGGAAGAggactggggggaggaggaaggggaatggtGCCTGGTGAGCGCGGCCTAGCAGGTGGGAAGGAAGCACCTTGGGGTGGTACGGGGGCGGCCGCAACCCCCAGAGCTGAAGGGTGGGGGTGAGGCTGGCAGGAGAGGGTGGCCGTGCGGCGGGGGCCCTCGGGGAGCAGGTGGCTGATGGAAGGTGGGCAGGAGGGCCGGAAAGGGCGCCTGCCCGCCGTGTGCCCGGGAgccaggaggacggggagggcaATCCCGGCGGTGGGCACAGCGACGGGCACCACATCGTCCCCAACTGGGATTCTCGGTCGCCCCTCGACCACTGCAGGGGGGGCCATGCCAGCTGGGCCACAAGCCAACATCTTCACCTACTTTCTCCtgggctcccccacccccagagcagaCCTCCCCTTTGCCCCAAAGTATCCAGTGACcctgagcagcagcaggaggaaggagagagaggggagaggagtgaggggaaaggcagaggaggaggaggaggagactggggtggggaagagcggCGCCCCACTGTCTCCCCAGCTCGGGGCCGGCGGCCAGATGCAAGCAGAGCCTCGGGACAAAGGAGGCCACGGGGCCATCTGGAGAAGGGACAGCGGAGAGGTGGAGGTGCCACGCCacggggaaggggacgggggcgAGGGGAACACAAAGGGCTCAGAGCCGAGAGAGGGCGGCTACCTCTCGGGGGTGCTTTCGAGGTTTGCTTTTGTTTGAAACTATCtgaaagacagaaagaagagtCGTGAGAGAGAGGCCCGGACGGCCGCAGGGAGCGACGGACAGGGTGGGAGagagcagccccccacccccggggcggggggaggtggaggaggaagaagaggaggaacagcagagagagggggaggaggagaaggacagacAGACGGAGAGGAAGTGAGGCAGAGGCGCTAAGGCCACACCTTCACCGCCAGGCCCGGTGCAGGTGCTCAGCAGGGCTGCTGTGGGAGGGCTCCTGGGTcaaaagccccccaccccctttgcccCCCGCCTcaagccctccccccccccccccccccccccccccccccaggcggACGCCGTCGGCGGGGGCACCGTGGACCGGGCAGGGTGTGCTGGATGCAGATTAAGGGGAGAcggacctctctccctccccgccccccggggaaggagctggggccgggctgggggccccccactccccaccacccTCTACCCCCCGACTCACTGTCACAGGCGTAGGGCTTATCCCGGTCCTCCAGGATGGAAGCGTCCAGCTTCTTGCGGGCGCTGCCCACGCCTTTGCCCTGGGGCCGGTACAGAGAGGCAACCCTCACCCCCGGGCACTggtgaggtgcttagtacagtgctctgcacacagtaagcgctctgcacacagtaagcgctcaataaatatgactgattgattgatgggtggtcCCACCCCAGAGTCGCCCTTGCTCCGAGGGCCAAGGGTGACGCGGGGGAGTCGGGGCTGAGGGGGCTGTAGCGTTTGTGGGCCCATGGCGTAGCggcgtccccctcttcctcccaggaaTTCGGGGCTGAGGGGCAAGGGAAGGGCAGCCGGGCCCCCGAGGAGCCTGGGAAGCCAGAAGCCCTGGCCGGAGGCAGCACGGCCCAACGGATagtctgggcccgggagtcggaggacctgggttctaattccagctcctcaacttgcctgctgggtgacctggggcaagtcacttaacttctccgtgcctcagtttcctcatctggaaagtgggggttcgataccttgtcctcccctcctacttaaatttggGAGCCTCCGgtgggtcagggaacgtgtccaacttGGCAGGGAGTGCGTCTATTACACtgttctattttcctctcccaagtgctcagtacagtgctcttcaatcaatcgtatttattaagcgcttactgtgtgcagagcactgtactaagcgcttgggaagtacaagttggcaacgtaactaAGGCCACTTAGTAAGGCttactcttcacagagtaagcgctcaataaatacaaccggctgactggtgatcttgtatctatcaggagaagcagcatggctcagtggaaagagcatgggctttggagtcagaggtcgtgggttcaaatcctggctccgccaattgtcagctgtgtgacttacgcgcttagtacagtgctctgcacacagtaagcgctcaataaatacaactgaatgactgattgactttgggcaagtcacttcactgggcctcagttcccttatctgtaaaacggggatgaagacggtgagccccccgtgggacaagctgatcaccttgtaacctccccagtgcttggcacatagtaagcccttaataaatgccatcatcatcattattattatcgcagtactttgtacagtgctcagcacggagcagcatttaacaaatgccataatgactACGGTTATTATGACCTGCCCGGCTGCTACCCACTATCGCCCGGCCTTGGGACACCTCACCCCGCCCCCACCTTGGCTTTGCCCTTGCCCCGGCGTTTGGGGGTGTCCTCCTCGTAGTCCTCATCATCCAGATCGTCCAGGAAGTCATCGGGCTCCAGGATcctctggtggggagggggagaagcaggtaagggaggggggcagggcgAGGCTGGGGTCATCGCCCCACCAGGGCCAGCCCCGACCTCATCCCACACTCCTGCGGCTGCAGG
This genomic stretch from Tachyglossus aculeatus isolate mTacAcu1 chromosome 22, mTacAcu1.pri, whole genome shotgun sequence harbors:
- the DPF2 gene encoding zinc finger protein ubi-d4 isoform X1 codes for the protein MAAVVENVVKLLGEQYYKDAMEQCHNYNARLCAERSVRLPFLDSQTGVAQSNCYIWMEKRHRGPGLASGQLYSYPARRWRKKRRAHPPEDPRLSFPAIKPDTDQTLKKEGLISQDGSSLEALLRTDPLEKRGVPDPRGADDDSLGEFPVTNSRARKRILEPDDFLDDLDDEDYEEDTPKRRGKGKAKGKGVGSARKKLDASILEDRDKPYACDNSFKQKQTSKAPPRVCGKRYKNRPGLSYHYAHSHLAEEEGEDKEDSQPPTPVSQRSEEQKSKKGPDGLALPNNYCDFCLGDSKINKKTGQPEELVSCSDCGRSGHPSCLQFTPVMMAAVKTYRWQCIECKCCNICGTSENDDQLLFCDDCDRGYHMYCLTPPMSEPPEGSWSCHLCLDLLKEKASIYQNQNSS
- the DPF2 gene encoding zinc finger protein ubi-d4 isoform X3, with the protein product MAAVVENVVKLLGEQYYKDAMEQCHNYNARLCAERSVRLPFLDSQTGVAQSNCYIWMEKRHRGPGLASGQLYSYPARRWRKKRRAHPPEDPRLSFPAIKPDTDQTLKKEGLISQDGSSLEALLRTDPLEKRGVPDPRGADDDSLGEFPVTNSRARKRILEPDDFLDDLDDEDYEEDTPKRRGKGKAKGKGVGSARKKLDASILEDRDKPYACDICGKRYKNRPGLSYHYAHSHLAEEEGEDKEDSQPPTPVSQRSEEQKSKKGPDGLALPNNYCDFCLGDSKINKKTGQPEELVSCSDCGRSGHPSCLQFTPVMMAAVKTYRWQCIECKCCNICGTSENDDQLLFCDDCDRGYHMYCLTPPMSEPPEGSWSCHLCLDLLKEKASIYQNQNSS
- the DPF2 gene encoding zinc finger protein ubi-d4 isoform X2, with amino-acid sequence MAAVVENVVKLLGEQYYKDAMEQCHNYNARLCAERSVRLPFLDSQTGVAQSNCYIWMEKRHRGPGLASGQLYSYPARRWRKKRRAHPPEDPRLSFPAIKPDTDQTLKKEGLISQDGSSLEALLRTDPLEKRGVPDPRGADDDSLGEFPVTNSRARKRILEPDDFLDDLDDEDYEEDTPKRRGKGKAKGKGVGSARKKLDASILEDRDKPYACDNSFKQKQTSKAPPRVCGKRYKNRPGLSYHYAHSHLAEEEGEDKEDSQPPTPVSQRSEEQKSKKGPDGLALPNNYCDFCLGDSKINKKTGQPEELVSCSDCGRSGHPSCLQFTPVMMAAVKTYRWQCIECKCCNICGTSENDLLFCDDCDRGYHMYCLTPPMSEPPEGSWSCHLCLDLLKEKASIYQNQNSS